The Dendropsophus ebraccatus isolate aDenEbr1 chromosome 3, aDenEbr1.pat, whole genome shotgun sequence genomic interval gacaaacaaaaaccaacaaattctgacaaaatgcaagcattgattgtgcaagaatggactgctatcagtcaggatttggtccagaagttgattgagagcagccagggagaattgcagaggtcctgatgaagggtcaacactgcaaatattgacttgctgcattaactcattctaactgtcaatataagcttttgttatacagaaatataattccaATCATATTatgtgtgataaaaacatctgaaaaacacattaagggtacgttcacacttaccggatccgcagcgttttttctgctgcggatcctgtatgtgtgaacccaccctaaaatcACAGGGCAGctgatcatgtgaaaatatatttgtgtcattctcaaaacttttggccatgactgtacggcaagtatgggaagacttgcgatttataaattaaagtaaaattacaaatctatatagatttctgaaaccagtttatttgaaagaaaaaaagtttttcgccagaatacccctttaaaagggaaaaaaaagaaagatggtaGCCAAAGTAACATAGGAGTATAAGTGCAAACAGTAAAAATATGGTGGTGATAcgtatgacaaaaaaaaaaaatttgaataaaaaaaaaatgcatgcttTCATACAAAGAATAGGTTAAGTAGGATGTATATTTACCTttctagtaacatagtaacatagtaaataaggttgaaagaagacaagagtccatcaggttcaacctagggaaaccctactatgttgatccagggaaggcaaaaaaccccacgaggcagacgacaaccgccccaccacagggagaaaactccctcctgactccaatggcaaccagaataatccctggatcaacgtatcacctgaaatctaatgcccataacttgtaatattatgttgttcaagaaaagcatccaggcctcccttgaacttattcattgaatcggccatgacaacatcacgtggcagagagttccacagtcttaccgctcgtacagtaaagaacccgcgtcgatgctgatgataaaatcttctttcctctagacgtagaggatgcccccttgtcatggttacagacctaggagtaaaaagaccactacaaagatctctgtactgtccattcatatatttgtacattgtgatcagatcacccctaagacgtcttttttctagcgtaaataaccccaagcttgataacctatcctggtactgtaacccacccattcccttaatgacctttgtggccctcctctgcacccgctccagttcacctatgtccttcttatataccggtgcccaaaactgtgcacagtattccatttgtggtctgaccagtgatttataaagaggcaaaactatgttctcatctttagcatctatacctcttttgatgtatcccattattttattagccttggcagctgctgcctggcactgatcactaaagttgagtttactgtccaccaatacccccaggtccttttcggaagtagttttacccagtgttatattatttagcacataactgtatttattatttctatggcccaagtgcataaccttacatttatccacattaaacttcttttgccatttcaccgcccaagcctctagcttctccaaatccctctgtaatatgatatcatcctctgtactgattactttacccagtttagtatcatctgcaaaaatggagattctgttCTGTAGCCCCttaacaagatcattaataaaaatattaaaaagaagtggacccaacactgacccctgtggtaccccactagtaactaaaacccaatctgaatatgttccatcaatgaccaccctctgttttctatcacacaaccagttacttacccatttgcatacattttccctgagtcccagcatcctcattttgtagaccaacctttcatgcggcacagtatcaaatgcctttgaagtccagatacacaacatccacagcctcccccaggtccagtctataactgacctcttcatagaagccgatcagattaatctgacaggatcgatccctcataaatccatgctggtgctgcgtcataagattattttcatgaagatactccagtatagcatctcttacaaacccctcaaatactttacctactatagatgttagacttacgggcctgtagtttccaggatcactctttgaccccttcttgaatattggtattacattagctatgcgccagtcctgtggaacaatccctgtcgttatagaatctttaaatattaggaagaacggtctgtccaacacagtatttaattcttgcaaaactctaggatggataccttctgggcccggtgacttatggattttaatgtttttaaggcgtctcccacttcttgttgtgttaggcaggtgagatttatgggaggatttatattatccctagtcatgtcgtctgttatgggattctcctctgtgaatacagtagagaagaatgtatttagtagattgaccttttcctcttccccctccaccattacacccagactatttttgaggggaccaacattttcagttttaattctttttttgtttatataagtgaagaacattttgggatttgttttactttctgtggctatccttctttctgttgctatttttgcttcttttatttgctttttacacattctattcttctgtctatagttgctcaatgcttccccactaccttcttgttttagtagtctgaatgcttgtttcttatcatttattgcaccccttacagctgaagttaaccacatgggatttctcttatttctactacttttattcccatatcgtatgtgtcgttcacacgatttatccaggatgctcttaaatatgtcccatttctcttgtgtacttttatttctgaaggcattgtcccagtttatgttcccaaggtcctcttagtttttggaaattagtcttcctgaaatttaatgtttttgtagcccctctgctaattattttattgaaggataattgaaaacttactatattatggtcactattacctaggtgaccccccccccccacctctatttttgatattctgtctggcctattggttaagatcaggtccagaagggccccccctcttgttggttcctgtactagttgggaaaggtaattatcttttactatttccaaaaacccgcttcccttcctggagctgcaggtttctgctttccagtttatatttgggtagttaaagtcccccataataatgactcccccctgcttcgctgccgcatctatttgtcttataagaagattttctgactcttccactatacttggaggtttataactcactcctataagaattttattattcttcatccctccccttatttctacccaaagagactccacattatcatcacatatatcctcccgcagaataggcttaaggcatgatttaacatatagacagacccctccccctttcttatttttatggtcatttctgaatagactataaccctggatattaacagcccagtcataactctcatccagccatgtctcgcttatccccactatatcatatttctcttcaaccattatgagttctaattcctcagctttattagtgaggcttcgagcattagtatacatacatgtaatatatttgtccatattccctttccttttatcactagtgactattctaacccctcccgacgctccacccccagttccataatcgaggcccagctctccatctactctgtcttcacttactatatagtagttgccctccccccccggtccctagtttaaaacactcctccaacctcttagtcatcttctcccccagtacggctgcaccctccccattgagatgcagcccatccctaccgtagagcctgtaacctaccgagaagtcggcccagttctccatgaacccaaacccctctatcctacaccagctcttgtgccacttatttacctccctaatctcccgctgtctcttaggtgtggctcgtggtacaggtaatatttcggagaatatcaccttggaggtcctagttttaagcttcctgcctaagtccctgaaatcgtttttaaggacccgccacctacctctaactttatcattggtgccaatgtgcaccatgactgctgggtcatcgccagcccctcccagtaatctgtcagcccgatccgcgatgtgacgaactcgagcgccaggaaggcaacacacagttcgacgatcccggtctttgtgacagattgccctgtctgtccccctaataattgagtcccccactaccagtacctgcctggcatgccctgaactcctgtttcccaccttactggagcagacacccccctggctttcagaggcagtgtcctgctgcagcaatgccacccctgaatcaacatccccctcatccgccaatttggcaaacttgttggggtgtgccagatcaggactagcctcccttacactcttccctctaccccattttctaactgtgacccaactacttgcctcttcctcctgtacctccatgctatcactctctcccccatctaccccttggagcgcttgctcagtgagcagcagacccctttccattttgccaatgtatctcaaacgtcgcagctgctcatttagatccaggatctgggcttccaagccagcaacatgcacacatctcccacaatggtatgcaccctcgatcggttgatcaaggattgcatacatcgcacaagatgtacattgggccgcattgtcaaacatggcgctcatttttatggggatattatgtataactaaacaaaacaaaaacaagcaacaaaagcaaacaatgtattcaaaagcaagtaaacaatttgttttcctctaaaactcccagaatattaaagtccccacacttgagacaaaaacacacttcagatctaaAACGCGCACattccaaaactcgctcacaaatacaatataaaagcacttagcttgcagagattgCTGTTACTGGCTCCTTCCTTTACAATCAGATCTAGCAGTTATATTATACTGAGGGTATTAAACCCAGCAAGGCAAAGATCATGTGCTGGAAGTACAGGCACCAAGAACCATTGTCTGTGGGATTGTTTGTTCTGGCAGGGTGCTAGTGCTCCCCATATACCACACACTGCTTCTCATTGAGCTGTTTCGGTGATACAATGTGCAGACGAATCACTtctgacactaagggccctattccaccggacgattatcgttcgaataatcgttagCGATcaccgatctcaaacgaccgctattgcgaaagacctgaaaacattcactcatcttccatgaaacgataatcgttacttatgatcgtatttgtgatagttttttcttcgctattgcgtccgtatctactgcgaacgacgaacaacgttttgcgaacgagcaacgagaaaaataggtccaggtcttataaagcgatcaatgatttctcattcggtcgttaatcgttaaccgcatttcaaccgaacgattatcgtttagattcgaacgatttaacgataatcttgaatgataatcgtccggtggaatagggccctaagattccTTGAAACAACCTTAAATTcctaagagatgagcaaatttacagtaaatcaaagtgatttgtttttttctgcaatccgctcatcagccggctgccttctaACTCACTGCCTCTCCTccttgggtgctgggaaaagctggatccagtcctggaaaagtgggagaagtttcccaggactggatccagctttttccagcccCCAAGGGGCAGCGGCAGTGAGTTATAGGGCtgccggctgatgagcggattccAGAGATAACAAATCACGTTGCttaattactgtaaatttgctcatctctacttactaccAAGCACCTGGAAATGGTTCTGACCAGGACAGGGAGTGCAGGGGAAGGGTCAAGACTATGACAAAAACACATCAAGAATTCCACCTGTGaaaacagcaatatatatatattttttttaatgttcatgaCTGTAGTTTCCCTAAATACTAGTTCATGACTGGCGTTATTCCTCTGCTCAGCATGTGTCAGCACTAAAGGATTATAGTTAAAATGCatggggactagagatgagcgaatttacagtacacacGCTACCTCAGCAATCTGTTCATCAGCCTGCTGTCTTTAAAGTCTGTGCCTCTACACTCCAGGttcctggaaaagttggatcaaCTCCTGGAAagcttttcccaggactggatccagcttttccagacacctgaGAAGGAGCGGCACAGCAGCCGGCTGAAAAGCACATTGCCGTgctaacaaagcgctttgcttggtttttactgtagatttgctcatctctagtgtggacAGTCACAAAATTGTGGAAATAGCATTTTATTCAATAGGTTTTTATTTCATACAGTTACagaataccacacacacactcctatatacataataaaaaaaagatataagCTGTTAGCACTGCATATATTGTAGAATTATTCTCTATTACAGTCCAGACTCCAAGGGTTCAGGGGAATTTTAGAAAGGTGTAGTATTACATCCTAGGGTTCATCTGCACCACCTCCAGTCAGACATCATACGTTCAAGAGGTTCCAGGTCGGTTCTAGAGCAGCTGGTATCCTTCTCTACTATTTCTGCGGTAGATGACGCACAAACTTATCAAAGCAAAGAGCTGAAAGACAAAAAGTTGCATTATGTGAGATAGAAGCCAATTACCATTTTATAGACTTGTTATACCCTAATAGtcaaaattcataagaaaaactATTTGCTGTAACTGGTGGCACCTGCAGAATACAGATACTGCACCATAAGTCATGTAGCAGGTCAGTGCTCTGCATTCTCAAAGAGTTTAAGAGGGTAATCTAGCCACCAGtacaatgatgggggggggggggggagtcccaGCAGtctgctgcaccccccccccccccccatgagtctTCAGTATGGTACAGGACACAAATGCAATTTTACAAATTAAacttcagccaccactagggggagctcactgcatacagatTTCAGCGAATGCAAGTCAGCACTGGAAAACCCTCAGTACAACTATCTTAAATTTTATAACCACTTTAATGTAAGTAAaaatttgggggacatttatcaaactggtaagtaaaattgtcttagttgcccctagcaaccaatcagattccacctttcttttctcacagattctttgaaaaattaaaggtggaatctgattggttgctaggggcaactgagccagctctactttacactatgtttgataaatctccccctttgtgtcatGACTCTTGTCCTCAGCTCGACTGGAGTATTGCagtttggttccattgaagtaaattgagctggATAAAACACACATGAAACCTGAAGATAGGTGTAGGTTTTGCAGGAAAGAAGCTGCATTTGATTTCctaattctggacaaccccttttaagagtACCTTCTGTATAGTTGGGCCATAAAAACACATAAACCTGCTacagggagggggaaaaaaaaaaaccacatacaCTATCTTAGAAACCCTATGGCTCCTACTGCCCAAGCGCCCAAAATtgtctgcaccccctctggacTTACCTCAATTACAGCAAACCCTAGTATCACCAACATGGAGAAGCCAATGACTTTGTGTATTAAACTCTCCAGTTTCACTTCACAACCCTAAAATGAAACAAGACGAGAGAACGGTCAAAATAGTCATGtggtaaaaataattttttatatatatatatatatatatatatatatatatatatatatatatatatatatacacacacacatacatatattatacatacatatttatttatttttacactatatatatatatatatatatatatatatatatatatatatatatatatatatatatattaataggcAACCAGCACCTCTATAATATGCTGCAGTATACATTGCTGTcaatgtgtatatactgcttaaaggggtactctggagggaaaaaaatcaTATCAACTTGTATAtgaagttatttagatttgtaatttatttctatttaaaaatcttcagttttccaatacttagctgctatatgtcctgcagaaagtctttgcagtctgacacattgctctctgctgccaccgctgttcatgtcaggaatatCCAGATAAATACCAGATCCCAATataaaacctgtcctgctctggacagggggggcagcagagagttACTGAAAATAGAATAGCTCTCGCTATCTGACTATATATTCGACCTGGTCGGGAAAACCATATGGAAAGTGGAAATATATAAGGGGCCAGTTATTTGTTACCAGGATCCCATTTGGTCTAAGCGTATTGTGCAGACAGTCATTTAACTGGAGCAGTACATTGCTTGGCACCATCTTACCTCTATGCTGATCTTGTAGAGTTCATCCAGTCTGCCATGACAGTCTGTCTTATTCATACAGCAGCTCTCTGGCACGGTGCGGTTATTATTCAGGAACCATGTTGTATTCTCCCAGCTGGTGTAGTTGTTTATGCCACAGCAATGCAACTATATAAATACAAGAGGATAAGACACAGCCAGGGTGAAAGCAGGTACAGCGTGGGGGTATACAGTAGACAAACACCCACCACTATATGTACGGACATAAACCCAACACCAGGTAgaactatataacagatataaaccataaactaaggggggggggggggtactttctCCCAATTCCTATATTACCTCTTCTTGGATGAAGTCAACGGCAGAACTTTCCACATTTTTCCCATCGTATTTTTCAAACAAAGTTTTCATGTTTTGCCGAAGTTCTGGATCAATCTAAGAGAaaagcacaaataatttttttttctatacgtCTCCCAACATGATTGAGATCAGTGGCCAAAATAGTTATTGTCTTCTAAAATAGTccaaagcaggggtagggaaccttcggccctccagctgttgcaaaactacaacttccatcatgcctggacagccaaagctttgctttggctgtccaggcatgatgggagttgtagtttctgcaaAGCTGGGCCAGATTGGTCTGATGCCTACTAGGACTTATGTATCATAAGAGTGTGTCCCATTCTAGAGGGTTCAATGCCATGTCCATACATTTAAAAATGGAAGCCATATTATGGCAAAGTGACTGCCCTCAGTTTCCATCAACAATGCCACCGTAATAGTAATCACATGTACTATGGGCTTCTCCCTGGTAACACCTTTTATTCCTGAACTTTTAAAGTTTCAACCAAGTGGTTGGAAGAAAACATGTGTTCTAAGCAATTATGGAGGCCCCAAGTATTGTGTCATCACCAGACAACTAGATGGCGGTATAATACAGCCTCTTTGGATGCAGTCATTTAGCCATTGTATTGTGGCATacggcaggtttttttttttttagttatactGTGGGTTCAATGGAactgccctttaaaggggttatccagtgctacaaaaacatggctactgtccccctactgttgtctacagtttgggtggggtcttgaaactcaattccattgaagtaaatggagcttaattgcaaaccgcacctgaactggagataacagtaggggtaaaagtggccatgtttttgtagcgctggataacccctttaataagtctgTAAAACAGGTCTTCACAACATCTTACCTTATTCTTGTACACAAGTCCTAAAACAAGGGTGACCACTCCTGCAGCAAATAGGATGGAGATCAGGGTGATGAACTGATAAAATAAGAGGAAATTTAAATATCATTTTATGGTATACACGCCTGTTCATACCAGAATCAACACCAATAATCTATAAAACAAGTACTTTTTTTTCTAGCTCCCACAGGGGGACCTACTGCCAGTGATTATCTGCAATcaatcttatttttattttatttttttttgtttcccctgcagtgcccccacaggaaaAAACAAGGCATTACATTATTTCTTTTTGAAATCAGGTTGtctggttcacactgcatttttgcaatccgtttttgggCACACCGGAGTGAACTGTGTGCaacagttttgatccgttttttcattgaaacttgaccttatttttgtgtaccattaaaaaaataataataaaaataataaaaataaaatataataataatagatgtcaaaggaaaaacagattgcaattGCAGTCGTTTTTTCCTATTCATTTTTTgctaaaacggatgaaaaaacagattggaaaaacgcagtgtgaacccagcctaatgcaatGACAAGCCAGGTCCTCCAGACTATTTTAGGCGTCTCATTGCAGTGTCTATGCGCCCAATATCACTTAGGgcgcatgcacactacggaatacgcgcGTAAAGGCCGCTGCTACGGCAGCacacatctccgcctgtgccatataGACGATTTTATGACGGGCCAATTCCgccgtccgccaaaagaattgacatgtccattcttttggCGGACTCCGGAATCCGTTTGTGCCTAGAACTGAGCCTATGGCACAAACGGGGATGCGCGTGCCTGCGAGCAGGGGCCAGCGACGGAATCCACAGCAGCCTTTACGCGTGTATTCCGTATTGTGTATGCACCCTTATATAGTAGAATGCCTAGATAATGTAATACTTACACATCCCAGGCCGCAGCAGGACTCCTGTATGGAAGAGATGCATCCCAGCAGCCCAATGATGAACATGAGCACAGCCACACCCAGGATAACAATGGCGGGGAGCATAACATAGGAATTATTCAGGAAGGTCTCATACTGCTTGTAGGTCACAATGATGTGTATTCCGACATAGCCCAGTGCTGCCGCAGCCGCCTGCAAGACAGATGTATGCGTAAAAAGCCTTGTAGAAaataacatacacatacatccACAATGATATGATATAGACACCCGTAACCTACTGTAATTTTATTACAATGCTCTCCTTTGGGAAGAGACAGGGCTAGAATAAAGGAGttattcctcaggttgtgtgttttgtgtattgcagttcagtgccattgaagtgaatggagcagagttgtaataccgcacacaacctgaggacaagagtggtgctgattttgaaagaaagcagctttgTTTTTCCCAAGCCTGGAAAACAACTTTAAGGTGGGTGCAGACCACTGAACAAGGGGTTCTCCATGCCACCCGGCCCCCTTTACAGTCACATATGCATTTGGCTCTctcctcttaaaggagaagtccggcaaaaaattattaaagtattgtattgccccccaaaagttatacaaatctccaatatacacttattacgggaaatgcttataaagtgcttctttcttctcctttaagactataGAAGTTATGGAGACCACTAAGCTAGAGATTCTCTTTACACAGTACATGAATGGCTACCTACTCTTGTCTAGATACAATCCCTGCCTTGGGGGTGGGTAGTGGAGACCCTTCATATACAGCCCTTACACTAGACCCCCATTATTGGCTTTTGCAGAACTTCATATTGGGGAATAGAAAATTTATGGGCAATTGAGTGGTAGACAGAGTTGCACATCTACATGGGACTTGGACTTGTTGCTTTAATTactttatccaggattagaaaaaaaacagcacGATCCCTGTCCACACGTTGTATGTGGCAGtgccattaacttcaatggagtggagctgcaataccacatccaacCTGTGGACAAGTGCgcagctgtttttgaaagaagcagccatgtttttttctgatttcggataacccctttaagcattgacaAGTGCAGATGCAGCCTGCAAATTTTTGCAAATAGTAAGTTTTATGGGTATAACATGGTGGTAGGTCTGCATCCTGCTCATATTATAACCCAGCAGGTGGAGAGACTTTATTGCAGCAATACAGATGGCAGCATAAACCTCATCCTGTAAGTCACGCAGTGGTGTATAGATGTTACGTTACATAGCAACATCTCAAAGTTCAGACGTTCCCGTGAATGATGTGTCATGGACTTTGTATCTTTCTATATAAATTTACATCTTACTAGATCATCTCTGTGAGCCATCTATTACAGACCAGTAGTCTTGTGTCCCGTATATCACTATGGCCGTGTGACTTAGGATTACAACttggccaggggcgtaactaccactatagcagccatagcggctgctatggggcccacaacatcagggggccccattacctgcttctgcaatacactgggcccccttagctgtcatcatttgcagcaccaagtGGACAGCTTAGGGTCAGTCGGGGAAAAATGGgtgccccaatcaaaagtttgctatggggcccagtcgtTTCTAGTTAGGCCCCTGAACTTGGCCTCTCTAAACCATTGTTATATAGCTTTGGGTCTCATGTTGTGCAAAGTTGTGGTCATGTAGAATGGATTAAAGTTGGCCAAACCCTCTAATTTTGTTGGATTCAGCCaaccatccaatgtgtatgggggctcctGACTCTAGATATTAGGGGATAGAAGGGTCAGGCATGTTGTATTTCATCTACTCCGTTTTGTTTTTCTTAGTGGAGAGAAGCCATCACCAGAGTCGCCTGGCAAAGACTTTCGTTCCCCCATTCAGAACAAATGCCGAACCAGGTGTCCATGTGGGGATTGATAGAGATAGCCGTCACATTAAATTATCTATCTAAGTATCTAactatacacagacacacaggacCCACCCATTTACAAATCTCATATTGGGCCCTATCTTAAATCCAAACTCTAGGACCAAGTGCATAATAGGCCAATGTACCTAGAAGTATTTGAGAGTACATGAGAGCTATAGAGGAGCTCCATACACCACTGAATGTACTCTGCAAACCGGGAGTATGCAAGGCTGGTAATATGTCAATTGGTGGAGGttggaccccaactgatcaaacgTTGATAGGCTGGGGTGTCATCACATTACATAAAACATGTCCAACCTTGTAGAGATTGCCAAACTATCTTATGTGTTCGACTCCCCCAATGGCAAAAAAAGATCAGACATGATGGATTCCAATGTGGCTGATCCTTCATTCCCATAGGAGAGGAGCTGTAGAAGAGTGTGGTGGGGGATTCCCCCCTCACCATTGAGGACACATGCATGGCCAAGATTGTTTATGAAGAAGTCAGTGAGATAAGCCGACATCTGACCACCGGCCATTGTGTACTGGGCCATCAAAAGTCCCTGAGAATCCCCTAAACTCTCCCCAATGAAGAAAACAGATTACTATGGAACCCTATGCTGCATGGATGATGGGGTGCTAAGGGTCACAAGGGAATTCTT includes:
- the LOC138786301 gene encoding tetraspanin-36-like — its product is MGLGVFTSKTFLVLLSLVFLAAAAALGYVGIHIIVTYKQYETFLNNSYVMLPAIVILGVAVLMFIIGLLGCISSIQESCCGLGCFITLISILFAAGVVTLVLGLVYKNKIDPELRQNMKTLFEKYDGKNVESSAVDFIQEELHCCGINNYTSWENTTWFLNNNRTVPESCCMNKTDCHGRLDELYKISIEGCEVKLESLIHKVIGFSMLVILGFAVIELFALISLCVIYRRNSREGYQLL